The Vibrio chagasii genome includes a region encoding these proteins:
- a CDS encoding YcbK family protein produces the protein MSQSLFSRRQFLTYAGGTAVVASLTPSIAFASYPDQPRTISMNNLHTGERLETCYFDGTNYIGDEMARLSKLCRDFRRNEIHPMDKNLFDQITQIQNILGIQKEVQIISGYRSPATNEALRSKSSGVAKKSYHMLGKAIDFRIDGVDLKELRDVAKSLQAGGVGYYARSNFIHIDTGPVRSW, from the coding sequence ATGTCTCAAAGTTTATTTTCACGCCGTCAGTTTCTGACTTACGCTGGTGGTACTGCTGTTGTCGCCTCACTTACTCCATCTATTGCTTTTGCTTCATACCCTGATCAACCAAGAACGATTAGCATGAACAACCTTCATACTGGTGAAAGATTAGAGACCTGTTATTTCGATGGGACTAACTATATTGGTGATGAAATGGCTCGCCTTAGTAAGTTATGTCGAGACTTCCGCCGCAATGAAATCCACCCAATGGATAAGAACCTCTTTGATCAGATCACTCAGATCCAAAATATCTTGGGTATTCAAAAAGAAGTTCAGATCATCTCTGGTTACCGTTCACCGGCGACAAACGAAGCATTACGATCTAAGTCGAGTGGAGTTGCGAAAAAGAGCTATCACATGCTTGGTAAAGCGATCGATTTTCGTATCGATGGTGTTGATTTAAAGGAGCTGAGAGACGTAGCTAAAAGTCTGCAAGCAGGTGGTGTTGGTTATTACGCTCGTAGTAACTTCATCCACATTGATACTGGTCCAGTACGAAGCTGGTAG
- a CDS encoding MBL fold metallo-hydrolase, with product MSLKYHVVPVTSFAQNCSIVWCDETMEGIVVDPGGDIQQLAAIIEELGVKVVNLVLTHGHLDHVGGTVPLSEMLNVEIVGPHKADNFWLQGLENQSQMFGFPLCKAFEPNTWLEEGDKVMFGNQVIDVIHTPGHTPGHVVLFSEQARLAFVGDVLFNGAIGRTDFPQGDFNTLITSIKTKLWPLGSDVTFVPGHGPESTFGRERASNPFVADEMPLY from the coding sequence ATGTCTCTTAAGTATCACGTTGTACCTGTTACCTCTTTCGCTCAAAACTGCTCGATTGTGTGGTGTGATGAAACCATGGAAGGCATCGTTGTTGATCCAGGTGGCGACATCCAACAGCTAGCTGCAATCATCGAAGAGCTAGGTGTGAAGGTAGTGAACTTGGTGCTGACTCATGGTCACTTAGATCATGTTGGTGGTACGGTGCCACTTTCAGAGATGTTGAACGTGGAAATTGTTGGCCCACATAAGGCAGACAACTTCTGGCTACAAGGCCTAGAGAATCAAAGCCAAATGTTTGGTTTCCCTCTGTGTAAAGCGTTTGAACCAAATACTTGGTTAGAAGAGGGTGATAAAGTGATGTTTGGTAACCAAGTTATCGATGTGATTCATACTCCGGGCCACACACCAGGCCACGTGGTACTGTTTAGCGAGCAAGCTCGTTTAGCGTTTGTTGGTGATGTGTTGTTTAACGGTGCAATTGGTCGTACTGACTTCCCGCAAGGCGATTTCAACACGCTTATCACATCAATCAAGACCAAGCTTTGGCCACTAGGCAGCGATGTAACTTTCGTTCCGGGTCACGGACCTGAATCGACATTCGGTCGTGAGCGCGCTTCAAACCCGTTCGTAGCAGATGAGATGCCTCTGTACTAA
- a CDS encoding DUF2982 domain-containing protein: MDTRHLTNFSLPSFTRSYRILAVILGFICFIIALYSNNPKLLIVGAFCIITLLATGYYLMLRSRVMFTLTPTHFQQHFYKGGWVLKWSNIQKIGLCTYEQDGWHQPLPWIGIKVKDYSPYLDSICPKITCELLLSQRALLYLGAKQAGKESKFEDMVLDSSHYHARCTEAGCVELSKFKESENTEESYFSNSQTQATSEPSKTSNDEKAVIKNYSGLQAMLANRMKYQRGFHGYDIFISTNDLNISGEEFVGLARRYLAAAERISN; this comes from the coding sequence ATGGACACTCGTCATTTAACAAATTTCTCTTTGCCTTCGTTTACTCGCTCATACCGTATTCTAGCCGTTATTTTAGGCTTTATTTGCTTCATCATTGCACTCTATAGCAACAACCCAAAGTTACTGATCGTAGGCGCATTTTGCATTATTACTTTACTCGCCACTGGTTATTATTTAATGCTGCGTAGCAGAGTGATGTTCACACTCACACCAACACATTTTCAGCAGCATTTTTATAAGGGCGGGTGGGTTTTAAAATGGAGTAATATCCAAAAAATAGGCTTGTGTACTTATGAACAAGATGGATGGCATCAACCTCTTCCTTGGATCGGTATTAAGGTCAAAGATTACTCACCCTACTTGGATTCCATCTGCCCTAAAATCACCTGCGAACTACTGCTCAGCCAGCGTGCACTTTTGTATTTAGGTGCCAAACAAGCAGGGAAAGAATCGAAGTTTGAAGACATGGTTCTCGACTCTTCGCATTACCACGCCCGCTGTACTGAAGCTGGCTGTGTAGAGCTAAGTAAATTTAAAGAATCAGAAAACACTGAAGAGAGCTATTTTAGTAACAGCCAAACACAAGCTACATCTGAACCCTCTAAAACGTCAAATGACGAGAAAGCCGTCATCAAAAATTACTCTGGACTACAGGCGATGCTCGCTAACAGAATGAAATATCAAAGAGGTTTTCACGGCTACGATATTTTTATATCAACCAATGACCTAAATATTAGTGGGGAAGAGTTTGTCGGCCTTGCTAGGCGCTACCTAGCCGCTGCCGAACGTATTTCTAATTAA